The Medicago truncatula cultivar Jemalong A17 chromosome 7, MtrunA17r5.0-ANR, whole genome shotgun sequence genome includes the window TTTAGTAAGATTGCTAGGCTCCTTATATTTGCTTGGTGGATCTGGAGGCGTTGATGGAAATAGGGGTCCTTGTTTCACAGATTTCTTGCGCGAAAAGGTTCGAGACAGCTGCTTTTGCAGTCCCTCTGAACCTTTTTTAGCCAAATCTCTTGCTTGTTTCCATTTTTCGCGAGCCTGTACCGTTTCTCTTACGTGTTTTGCTGCAGCTTCTCTTGATTTTgcctttcttctttctctagTAGCTAGCACTTGATCAGAACAGTTATAAATGAAGATCAGAAGAGTACTCATAGCAACCTACAGGAGAGAAATAATACCAAATTTGATGAAAGAATGGTACGAAacttttttactaataaaaacCTTGATAgagcataaaaccttttgaatatttttcaatgTTGTTTGACAAATGAAGCAAAAATGAATGCTAGATTGGGATCTACTTACAATAATCAATGCGCCGTAAGCATGCATGTTTTGGGTTGCTGTGTTTGGATTACAGCTACTCAAACTGAAGCATgcttcaaaaatgaaaaaaaaatacaaagtaaGGTTTTGATGTGATATTGTTTTAATCAAATAACTAAGTAGAGCATGTAACTGCATGCGATAGTTGAACCATATTGCTAATTTCTAATAGATGATTTGATGAATCTTGCTAAATTCATCCTGCCAGTTATGCTCTCATGTCTACACTCATATTGACGAAATTAAAATACCATGTAAAAATTTATCATGACAGTGCATCAAAATTAATCTcaaatttatttagaaaaaaaaaaaattaaaacttacgATTTTGATGAGTTGAACCCATCCTGCAGTAATATCTGAAATGGGAGAACATGATACTAGTTAGTATGATCACAATGGAGTTCTTTTAGGGACATTATCTTTTGCAAGTTAATAATACCCTTAATACCCTTTATCGCAAGAAACTTTGCTCGTTGGAGAAGGACAATATGATCCTGGAGAACAGAAGATATTACTATTGTTGACAACACCAGACCAAATATCAGCACTACCACAAGTATGATTTGTTTCTCCTGCAGGAATTTGGTAACTATAACtgcaaattcaaattttttatacatCAAATTAGTTATTGTTGCATGACTAAGCATTAACAAAACAACTCAGAAAAATACAAAGGAACATTAGAACTTACGGATCGCATACTCCAGTTATTGGATTCAATTTTGCAAGTGGACAATAAGAACCAAGTGGACATGCTTCATTAAgataagaaaataacaaaagttAAAAACATTTTACTAAGATAAAACAATAAGATGCATAAGATACATACTTACTTATCATGCAAGTTAATCCTTGAGGACAGAAAAACCCTTCACAACAAGGTTGACAATCATCAATTCTTGAAGGAATatcttttatatcatttttgaGATCAATTCTCTCAGCAGCACTACAACTCCAACCAGGTTCACAACCAGAACCCCATGAAGTCAAGTTGCAATTTATGTTAGGTTTTACATAACTTGCAGATGTGCCTTGTTGTAGGAAAAAACTCTGAAAGTAGTACCTTATTTCAGCAGTGGTACACATTCTGTCTCTAAAATCACCTgtcaaattaaatcaaaatgtatTTAGGAATTCATATCGTTATCTCAGGGTCGGGCTCAACATATATTTGGGCCTAAAGCAAACTTTGAGGCGAAGTCTTTCTGTTATGCAAGCTGGACTGTAGTATATAACCTCAAGTTGTATTTTTGTAAACCCTAAACTTGAATAATAGAAAGGTACTGCAGTCGGAGATGTAGGCGCAATCGGCCAAATCGTGATCAAATGCCGTgtgttctttgtttttgtttttgtttttcacaTGTTATATTTTGAATTGATATTGCTATTCTAACACATTCTGAAGTAAGGCCTCATGAAGAataatagtatataaatgaaACGAAAACAAATGGCTCATGTATATACCTTTTTGCTTAACACAAGCATCTACAAAGTCCAACTTTCCTTTAAAATCAAAGGCTTCCTCCCAATCTTTATTCCTGAAAGATggtcaattaattaattaataactaAGAGTCTAAGACAAATgcgaaaaattaattaattaaattatgaatACATAACACATACACATCCTTTATGCAGAAACCTAAATCTTCCTTGATGTTTCTTGTTAAAGTGATAGTAAGACCTTCAAGCTCTTTGTAGATTTCTTCTGTGTAAAGCGAAGGTGCTAAAGGTTTATCTTTATCTGCACATTGAATCTGTGGTAGTAGTAGCAAACTTGTGAAGGTAAAAATGGACAAGAATAAAATGTGAGAGACCAATGAGGCCTTCATCATCATTCCATTCATTTCCATTGTAACATCTTGTGAAGGTATTGCTTGATCATGAAGCAAGGCATAATGTGCCATGAATTGTTAACATGGTGAtcagaaagaaaagaaacaaggaATTACAGGATTAATGCAGGgaaagattttgattttgttgattgGTGTTTTTTGGTCAAATTGAAAATGGTGTGAAGAAATGGAGGAGAGAAATGAGAGGCTTGATTGAAGGATGTGCATGAATTGGAGACTTATTGCTTCAGCTgatctcaaaatcaatttcattttattatgagGAAAAAATGTTCTGTAGTTTAGGCCACTATATGGAATATATATACTgctatatataattaattaattagaacaattttaattttttatgttatattgaTTCATAACTACATGAATAGGTTTTAAGTTTAAGACGTGTCAACTAAATGGTAAGAGCTTGAATTTATAACGTCAAAGTATATGGTTTAAATTCCACCTATGTTGTAAAATGTTCATTAATGGCATCgcttttaataataatttcaagataaacatttgattttaaaaaaaaaaatactaactgATTTATTTTATACCATTGTCACTCAGTTACATTTTAGAGTGAAgatgaattttaatcatttaaaaaaaccGTAATAAAAAATTGGGACAACTCAAGAAAAGAATAATTATGTCTGTAACAATAATCAAAAAGAGATAATTtcatttacaataaaaaaaatgttaattaaaaaattacaaattattcATGAATAAATCatccatttttattatttttcttttgtattcAATCAAATAATTGCAAAGCAAGATTATTCATATAAATATCAATTATACATGTCATACgagaattatttattttttcttcttttttcttctattcACGTTAGACACGCATTAAACACATCTATAAAACATATAGATGTGTATGTAAGGTTAAAGATATTAATAACTTTATTTACATCAGTTTTAACTTTTCGAAAGCAAATAGACGAATGCATTCTTTTCCTcaatttagatattttattaataaacatttatattttaacaagggaatttctacggtacacttACAAAGTGAGGTGTACCGATACTATtgctttataattttataaattaacgataattttttatgatataaatagttatttgttaatatttatattttatagaacatcatttcataagaaaaaaacatcatttcaaattgtttataagaatcataataattttttttacatattatcataaaaaataatcaatgttttcaattatgagtgataaaaattcaaaaaaaaattattttatttcattgacacttttgatgaataagatttagttattataattataaatgataaaaaataatatttttcttcaaaaaaacaactaatttaactattaatttaaagagtaaGTGTACcaataaacttaaatatattatttgtaccatagaatttgtctttttaataaatgaataaataagtAAAGGGTTGTGTTAACCGGTACCCCTGGAACAGTGGTTAAGGTATCTAACAAaggaaaaatttaataaaaaaagagatttttttgacTTTTGTAACTTGGAACAtcggttaacattttccataagtAAAGAGGCCCTTCCTTCCATAAAAACAAGGGAAATGGAGGGAGAGgaccaattttttctttcattccacGAATACACGGTTTTCTTTACTTTTCTTTACACGGTTTGGTGAAACACTTGAACTGAAACTACTAACGTGCAAGAAGCTGAGTACAACGTCAAGGGTGCTTCCCTATTTATTAGTTTGGTGtacttttgttgttttctttactttttcagCCAACTAccaacaagaaaaaaaactatactacggtaaaaaaaattaagctaaTTCACACGTCACACCCTTTGACTTGGAAATTAGATAGATtgagagaattgttgttgacacattgcatAAGACTGCGgcacataaataaaatacatttttgcttctcggtagttaactgcagaaGAATTTAATAATCGGgtgtagttaactgccgaggaaaacttcggtagttaactgccgaggatcttctgctacaaatctggaggaagctctctcatccattattcatctcatcttccaattttttttttcttcaaatcttTCTAAAAAACCCAACCAAatccaaccaaatttattcaacaaaatcacaagtaagtaattataatgctattaaattacattttagttgttataaatgtttttattttttagtttttgagtagatttattttatttttgtttttgagtagatttacatagtataattcatttttagagtaaatattagttgcttaatttagttaaaatgtttgtatgatgtttatgttatagtttaaaattttagggttatattttaatttggtgttttatatttatttttttattttagtttttaattagatttacatattataaatcatttttagattagatgttagttgattaatttagttaaaatgtttgcatgatgattatgttatagtttaaaattttagggttattttttaatttggtgttttatatttatttttttattttagtaagagtatatgatttattttaagagtaaatataagtttaataattttgttatattttatgttataacaaaaaaaaatgttaaacataagttgaatgatttatgttatagtatatgattaatttttttattttagtaagagtatatgatttatataattttagggttatttttatgagttttagagtctatgtataatgtgcacatcaagtgtttgatgaaatgtttgaatgagtttttcgttgattttttttaatttcttattgtgtagatttgaaacaatggccgggtggatcgacgttcatgcacaatttAACGgtggagaacctcagaggttgaaggttcggtgccttggtgtaacattaagaggtctcaagtgactgaattcaaccaaggagtcaaccctaGAGACAGAAGGAGGATGgaacacgttcggtataaacgtccaacgctcgacgaggtgagagtatcattcacttgggtggaattaacgaacgacgaaaacgcgacgagcatgttttgggagcacaacatgttccagtggatcgatatgcgggtgacgttgctgagatcaactgaagatatcatcaaaagtttgattccgccagaagatcgtcattaggtacgaaatgaatgcaccttccagctacaacaattgtcttcctttgaatggggtaattcaaacttgcaaAACGGCAAGTCTCTAATATTCGACCGACATTCCCATTGTTcctgtcaaaagattaaattcttgttaggtcggtttaaatgaaggtattgaagtgtcaaggaatggaCCGCATTCTTTTGAAGTTTAAATGAAGgtttaactaccgaggttttcctcggcagttaactgcagccgattaTTGAAttcttcgacagttaactaccgaagaaCAAAAGCGTATTTTACTTATGTGCATCAGCCTTatgcaatgtgtcaacaacaattctctagGTAGAATACCCTTTTCACGTTCAcaataagtttattttattttattttcttatctaaaataaaaaaataaaacaattactACTCCGCAACATGTATTTATGATTTGTGTTGAAATGAACCTTAACACACGTCATGTCTTCCGTATATCACGGGTGCAATGCTTaaatccaaaaccaaaacaaaacaccCTTTCCTCTTTGAGGTTTCACACAGCAAGCAACAATTCTTCcttcagttttttcttttggtccTAAAATTCTAGAGGAATTTTCACTAtactacttttctttttttgttgtaaattaaGGTCACCAACCAGGTCTTGTTCAGCTTCTATTCATTCTCAAAAGAAGGAGGATCCTCACTACATCAATAGGTCAGTTTCAACTTCATCAATTTCTATCAAGCTGTGCAAATAATTAGTtgcatatgatatgatatgaccCAAAATATACACAAATTTTTCCTTCAGTACGGATGCCAAATTTGGAAAACTTTCTATTCTTACGCTTATTTGCATATTTCACCAATTTTgtaacttttttcctttttatataaattcctTGGAgcttttatatatgtttttggttatggTTGTCTGAATTTCGAACTGTTGACAGCTACTTTTGATTCTGAATCTGAAGCTGTTTGATGCAAGTAGGTGTGTTCAATTTAATTTCACAAGTTTTCATTCTTGATTTTCGATGTCTACTTCATGTCGTCTGTTTCTCAAGTTTCTTGTTTCCCTTATGAAAATGCAGTCTGGTCTGGTATTATGAAGTGTTTTCCATTCCACTCTAGTGATAAGAAAGATGAACCTAAAGGCTTGCAATCCGCATCTGGTCGTTCTGACAGTTCCACATATGTTGACGTTGAAGGTAGAAGATGTGGTTCTGAATTGAATTCTCAGGATATCTCGGATAGTGGCAGCGTTGAATCCCTGAGGAGGAATGCACCTCCTAATTTGTCCCAAAGACCTAGTAATCTTAGAGTGTTTACTGTCTCTGAATTGAAATCGGCCACGAAGAATTTCAGCCGATCGGTTATGCTTGGAGAGGGTGGTTTCGGGTGTGTTTATCAGGGAGTAATTAGAAGTGTAGATGATCCATCTAGAAGAATTGAGGTTGCGGTTAAACAACTTAGTAAAAGAGGAGTGCAGGTAAGGGTTTTCCTTATGTTATTCTGGTTTTGATTCATAGCTATTCTAATCAGTTGCTCTTTCAATATTAAGATAAGTGTTGCTATCTCATAGTGTATAGTAAGTTATTCTACTCTGCTGTGCGTATTATCTGTTTTATGATCATATAAATAATTGAATACACAATATGAATTGTCACACTCACATAGGTTGCTTCAGGTAGACATAGTCACGTGtttcaataatatttccttttagaGTATGACTCATATTTGTTGATAAGTAGAAAGACACTCTCGCTACGCGTCTATCATTTGGGCTTGGCCCACTCTCGACTAGGGTCGAGGAGTACTGGGGGTGCGGGTGGCTAAGCCCTCCGTATTGCTTAGGGACTTGTAAAGTGAATTGTGGTATTTAAACAAAGTTTTGTACTCTGTATAATTCTAACTTTCATTGCATGATAGAAAAGTACGATGACCACTCTGGTCTCAGAGACGTGGGCATAATTGGCCGAACTTTGTGATCAACCATTGTGTTCAAGTGACTTTATCTGCTTACTTTAGAACTGGATTTCCCATTCTTCAAGATTTTATGgattaataattaaaagtttCATGTTGTTTACACCTTGTTGTCCTTACTTGAGGCATGAACGTTTTTGTTGTCAAGTGAGCTATGCAAGATAGGAATCAGGTGTTAATCTTGTTGCTTAACTTTTGGTTTTCAGGGGCATAGGGAATGGGTGACAGAAGTGAATGTTCTGGGAATTGTTGAGCATCCCAATCTTGTGAAACTAGTGGGATACTGTGCCGATGATGATGAACGAGGAATCCAACGGCTTCTGATTTATGAATACATGCCAAACAGAAGTGTGGAACATCATTTATCTCACCGAGCAGAGACTCCTCTCCCATGGAATAGGAGATTAAAAATAGCACACGACGCAGCTCGTGGATTAA containing:
- the LOC11430665 gene encoding serine/threonine-protein kinase PCRK1 isoform X1 — encoded protein: MSSVSQVSCFPYENAVWSGIMKCFPFHSSDKKDEPKGLQSASGRSDSSTYVDVEGRRCGSELNSQDISDSGSVESLRRNAPPNLSQRPSNLRVFTVSELKSATKNFSRSVMLGEGGFGCVYQGVIRSVDDPSRRIEVAVKQLSKRGVQGHREWVTEVNVLGIVEHPNLVKLVGYCADDDERGIQRLLIYEYMPNRSVEHHLSHRAETPLPWNRRLKIAHDAARGLTYLHEEMDFQIIFRDFKSSNILLDDQWNAKLSDFGLARLGPSDGLTHVSTAVVGTMGYAAPEYLQTGRLTSKNDVWSYGVFLYELITGRRPLDRNRPKGEQKLLEWIKPYLSDTKKFQLILDPRLDKKQVIRSAQRLATIANRCLVKNPKNRPKMSEVLEMVNGIVESSSDTNSQLPLKNVSRIEVSHETEMRNTKKRTMDQKPRESNWFVRLWRPKLIRT